Part of the Clostridium sporogenes genome, CCAATTTTATTTAACTGTTCATACTTTACTCTATCCTCTTTAACATCCATATAGTATTTGTTATATAAGAAACTTCCTGTAGTTACAAAGAAAATTATTCCTATGAATATAGCTAAGAACAGAACCACCCCATATCCAATTTTGTGGGATTCTAATATATCAGCTTTCATTAAAATAATATAATTTTCCTTATGATTATCTTCTCCAAATTTCTCCTTATAGCTTTTACAAATATTCAAAGTATCTTTATAATTCTTTACATTTAATGCAGAAAATAAAGATATCGAGCCATTAATCTTATTATATACATCATCCTTTACAATATATACATCATCATATAATGCAGGTATTACCCTCTCTTTTAACTTTGTAACAACTTTTATATCCATATTATCTACTAAAATATTATCTCTCTTATTAATCATTAATGGTGACCCTGCTATAGCTTCATTCCTTTTAATATGTATTTTCTCTTGTCCAAGTGATTCAGCTATATTATTATAGGTACTTTCATTAATTATATTTATAGGTATAGTATTTTTCTTAGATACTGAAGACTTAATTTGCCCTTGAACTTTTGTATAATTATAACCTTCTTTTTTTAGAGAAGCTTCTATAAAATCTAATTTTTTATAATCTTTTTTATTAGATGCATAAAAAAATGATTGTGGAAAATTTCTGTCAACTTCAGCCTCCTTATTTATCCAAAAAGCTGATACAGCTCCAATAGATGTAAATGCCATGGCAGAAGTTATGGTAACTAAAAAGAACATTCTTGTATTATCCTTTATTCTATATAAAAGAGTTGAAATCCATAATACCCTTGTTTTATTCATATAAAATTCTCTATTCTTTTTTAAAATCTTTATTACAAAAACGCTTAACTGTGAAAATAACAAATATGTTGCAATTATAACTGCTACTGTTACGGGTATAACTCTATAAGCTATATTATTCATAGTTGATGTAATAGAAAAATAATATCCTCCAAGCAATAATACTACACACAATATTGCAATAATATTTGAAGTCTTTGGTTCACTCTTGGGTTTTTGAGTTCCCTTTAGTAAATTTAAAACTTCATCTTCCTTTATTATAAATGTAGTAAAAATAGAAATTAAAATTCCCATTAAAACAAAAGCTAAGAAAGTTATTGCCATTGCTTTAACTGGAAAATAGAATAGCAAAGCATTATAACCTAAAAGTTTTCCACTAAGTACTAAAAATATTTTTGAAAAAACCAGTCCTAATGTAACTCCAGATATTCCAGACAATGAACTAATTAATACATTTTCAATTGCTATCATCTTTTTAATTTGTTTATCCGAAGCACCTAGAATATATAGTATACCCAACTCTTTAAACCTACTTTTTATAAACACACTTACAGAATAAAATATAAAGAAGCATAAAAATAGATATGCAATTATTGTTGTTATGTTAAATGCCTTCTGTAAATACATTGGGAATATAGTTACATCTAAATTAGGATGTAATACAAGCATAGTAAATGAAAATAATAAAGCTGCTGATATAGTACTACTTAATAAATATGCAAAATATGCTCTAATATTTCTTACTACATTTCTGGTGGAAAACTCTCTAAAATTCATTAGTTACCACCTCCTAATAGAGCAAGAACATCTATTATTTCTTGATAAAATTGCTGCCTACTATCCCCCTTATAAATTTCATTGTAAATAGCTCCATCTTTTATAAAAAGTATTCTATTGCAATAACTAGCAGCTAGTGGATCATGGGTAACCATCATAGTAGTTACTTTCTCCTCTTTATTTATCTTTTCAAACAACTCCATTACAATTTTTGATGCTTTTGAATCTAGGTTACCAGTAGGTTCATCAGCTAAAAGTAGAGAAGGATCATGTATTAAAGCTCTTGCAATAGCTGTTCTTTGTGCCTGTCCTCCTGATACTTCAAAGGTTCTTTTTTGCAATAAATTCTCTATTCCAAGAATTTTTGATACTCTAGTTAACTTTTCATCCTGTTCTTTAATTGATATACCATCTAAAGTTAATGGTAATACTATATTTTCTCCAATAGTTAATGTATCCAACAAGTTAAAATCTTGGAATACAAATCCTAATTCTCTTCTTCTGAACAAAGCTAAATCCTCCCCTTTAAGTGTTAAAGGGTTCTTATCCTTTATTGTTATTTGTCCTGAAGTTGGTTTATCAACTGTAGAAATCATATTTAAAAGCGTTGTTTTACCACTTCCTGAAGGACCCATAATTCCTACAAATTCACCCTCATCTATATTAAAGCTTATATTATTTAAAGAGGTAAATATAATTTTTTTACCATATACTTTTTTTAAATTACTAACTCTTAAAATTTCCATTTTATTCACCATCCTATGCAGTTAATATTATAATTTTAGTAAATACTAATACAGCAAGTAAAAGACCTGCTAAAATTCTATATATTGCAAATATTTTCATAGGTTTCTTCTTTAAGTAACTTACAAACTTATTCATAACTATTATTGACACTATAAATGCTACAATAAAACCTAATATTAATGCACTCCATAAAGTTGGTGTCATTATAGAATAATCAAATTCAAATAAGTCCTTTATAGATGTTCCTATCATTGCTGGAATAGCTAAAAAGAATGAAAATTCTGCTGCTATTGGTGTTGATATTCCTGCAATCCAGCCGCCCATTATAGTAGATGCACTTCTTGACATTCCAGGCCATATAGATAAAATTTGTAATAAACCTACCTTTAAAGCTTGAATAAAAGTTATGCTATCTATATCCTGTACAGCATGTTCTTTTTTTCTAAACATATTTTCTATTATAAGAAGTAGAATACCGCCTACTATAAATCCTATAATTACTGCTTCTGGTCTAAATAATGCTTTTATCTTATGATATAATAATAGGCCTGTAATCCCAATGGGAATAGAACCTACTATAACATTAATTCCAAATTTAAATCCAGTCTTACCTTCCTTACCTTTAGTAAATATAAACTTAAAGAATTCTACTATACTCTCTTTAATCTTCTCCCAATAAAGAACTACTACTGAGAGTATTGCCCCAAGCTGAATTACAACCTCAAACATTTTAGCAAACTCCCCATTGAAATTAATTGCACTTCCTACTAATATCATATGACCTGTAGAAGACACAGGAATAAACTCTGTAAGTCCCTCTACAACTGCTATTATAATAGCTTTTAATATAAATATTACATCAATACCCATAACTACATCTCCTTTAAACTAATACTTATGTATCTAGTTTAAAAGATGCCATATAAAAATACTATCTCAAAACCTTACATAAGTATGACATGTATGTCACACTTATTAATTGATAAAAAAATAGAATAGTATAGCTTTAAACTATCTATCCTATTTATATATTTAATATGATATCCTACTTTTTAAATATTATGGAAACAGTTGTTCCCTCTGAAACTTTAGACTCTATAAATACATTATGCTCTAAACTGTCACATATCCTTTTAACTATATGTAATCCCATTCCAGTAGATTCTCCAAAACTACGTCCATTTTCCCCTGTAAAAAATGGCTCAAAAACTCTTTTAATATCTTTTTTTGGTATTCCTACACCTTTATCAATTATACTTAACTTAACAGAATTTTCATCATCATAAGCTCTTATAATCAATTCTTTCCCCTTGTCTTTGGAATACTTTACTCCATTAACAATAAGCTGTTCCAATACAAATTTCATCCACTTAAAATCACTGTGTACTTCTATAGAATCATCTATTTCAACCTTTGGTAATATCCTGTTTTTAATAAATATCTGCTTTTCTTCGTTAACTTTACTCCTAACTAAATTATATAGAGAAAACTTTTCTACTATAAAATCTTGCTTAAAAGAATCAAGCCTAGCAAAATACATAGCCATATTTAATCCTCTATTTAATTTACTTATCTCTACTTTCATACTTTCAACAGGTTCTTCTCCCTCGCATTCTTGCATTTGTAATTGAATTACTGATAGAGGTGTTTTCATCTGATGAACCCATTGATTTATAAATGTTAGATGATCATTATGAACCTTATTATATTTTATAATTTCAGTTTCATATAAATTATGCTCTTTCTTTAAAATATTAGAGATACCTTCTCCTAAGACTGAATTTCCTAAATCTAAAAAAGATTCATCTAAATTTTTTAGACCCCTGTCTAAAAATCCATATACTTCCTTATTCTTATAATATCTAAAAAATAAAAAACATCCTAAAATAAATGTATTGAATAATAATATATATATATACTCACCAATTTGTACAAATCTCAAAAGAGCTAAATATCCCAACGTAATAAAAATACTTATAAAATATATAACTATATATCCTTTATTGTCTTTTATAAATAACTTCATTTTTTCTGCTCCCTACCAAGTTTTATTCAATCTATATCCTACCCCTCTTACGGTTTCTATTCCATCTTCTATTCCTAACTTATGAAGTCTTTTTCTAATTCTACTTACATTAACATTCAATGTATTCTCTTCTACAAACTCAATATCATCCCATATTTTCTCTAGAAGGAAATCTCTATTTACAACCTTAGGATATTTTTTCATAAGATATTCTAATAATATTCCTTCCTTTTTAGTTATAATCACTCTTTCATCTTTAAATTCTATCTCAGACCTTTCCGGGTAAAATTTTAATCCTTGAAGTTCCACTATTTTTTCATCAATCTTTGGTGCATACTCTCCAAAGGCTCTTCTTATATGACTTTTTATCTTAGCCATAATAACATCACAATAAAAAGGTTTAATTATATAATCATCAGCTCCATTTTCAAGTGCCATTACCTGATCCATTCCGCTATCTCTAGCTGATATAAAAATTATAGGGATTTTTGATTTCTGTCTTATCTTTCTACACCAATAAAATCCATCATATTTGGGCAAATTCACATCTAATAATACTACATCAGGATTAAATTCGTTAAAGTCCTCCATTATATTTTCAAAGTTTTCTGCTACCTTCACATGAAATCCATATTTAGTAATATAGTCTTTTAATAACAAGCTTATTGATAAATCATCTTCTATAATATATATTTTATAATTCATATTGTTTTCTCCTTATTCATTATAAACAGAGTTCTTGGCTTCAGAGAGAGTTTTTACTCCCTCTGAAGCTTAATTAACAGAATTCTTAGGAGTTTTACTCCTTAGAAGCCATTATCCTTTAGTGGAAATCGTTATCCAGGGACATATCCGCTCTTTACTCCCACTTTGAAGAAAAGCAGAGAGTCCAAATCTTCGATTTGGTGCGAATCGCTTTCACAGAGTGCGATAGAAGTATTAGAGCGGGTAGTCATCGGATAAAATCATATTAATTATACCAATATTCATATATATTATCCAAAATAAAATAGATTTAATTTTAACAATGCTAAGATAAAAAATAACTTTATAAATCTAGTTTACTACATGTATTTTTTATCTTTGCTATATTAAAATTAAATCTATTTTGAAATATTATCTTATATAGTTACTACTAAGCACTATTTATAAAATTCAATAATAAATATAATTTATTTTACAAATTCGATTAAGCCTTTTTCTAATTTAGCTATACGTGCTAGTGAGTATACATCATATCCTTTGTCTTCTAACATTTTTCGTCCTGGTTGGAATGATTTTTCAATAACAATTCCCATTCCTGCGACTTTAGCTCCTGCCTCTTGTACTAAGCGTGCAGCCCCTAATGCAGCTTCTCCGTTTGCTAAAAAATCATCTATAATTAATATATTATCTTCTTTTGTAATATACTTTTTGGATAATGTTAGTTCATAATCCAATCCCTTTGTAAATGAGTGTACAGTAGTTTGATAAACATCTCCATTTAAAATTTTTGATGCTTGTTTTTTTAATATTACCATTGGCAAATTCATTTGCATTGCAGTCATAACAGCTGGAGCAATTCCTGAACTTTCAATTGTAAATACCTTTGTGATTTTATGTTCTTTAAAATAATTTTTAAAATAAGTTCCTATTTCATACATTAAATCTGGATCTACTTGATGATTTAAAAAAGAATCCACCTTTAATACAGTTTCAGATAATGCATGCCCCTCTTGTAAAATACGATTTTGTAATTTTTCCACTTATATCACCCCGTAAAATTCCTTATTCTTTTTCTTTTAATATTACATTTAATAATAAAGCTACAATTGTTCCAGTTGAAATTCCTGATGAAAAAATCATTTTTAAGGATTCTGGTAATTGAGCAATAAATTCTGGACGGAAGGTAACCCCTAATCCTAATCCAATAGATGTAGCAATTATTAACATATTTCTATTGTTTAACTTTACACTACTTAAAGTTTGAATTCCTGCTGCAGCAACTGTTCCGAACATAACAATTCCTACACCCCCAAGTACCGGCTGTGGCATTATATTGATTAGTGCAGCAAATTTAGGGAACAATCCCAAAATAACTAATAATATTCCAGCCATCATTGTTACATAACGACTAGCTACTTTTGTTAGAGGAATTAATCCAATATTTTGACTAAATGATGTATTGGGTAAGGCACCAAAAACCCCTGCTAACATACTTCCTACACCATCAGATAGAACTCCTGCTGTAATAGGTTTTTCATCTGCTTTAATTCCAGAAACTTCTGTAATGGCTTTAAGACATCCAACAGTTCCAATGATAGTAACAAAATATGCAGGAATAAAAGGTAATAAAACCTGTAAGTTAAAAGTTATACCATAGCCAAAAATTTTAGGTAATGATACCCAACTAGCTTGGCTTACTGATGAAAAATCAACCATTCCTAATGGAATACAAATTATATATCCAACAACCATACCTATTAAGATTGAAGCACTACTTACTAATCCCTTTCCATAATGATTTAGTAATAATGTAACTATCATTATAAATAAAGCAATAGAAATATTTTTTAAACTTCCATAATTAGCTGATCCAACACCACCTGCTGCCCAATCTATTGAAACTGGTAATAATGTTAACCCGATTAAACTCACAACTGTTCCTGTTACAATAGGTGGAAATAGTTTCATTAGTGGCTTAACAAAAAAACTTAAAATAATTACTATACCAGCACCTAAAATTGTTGCACCAAAAATTCCTGATAATCCAAACTTTCCACCAACAGCAATTGCCGGTGCAACAAATGTAAAATCAGTTCCCATAATACAGGCAACACGTGCGCCAATAGGACCTATTCCTCTTGACTGAATGAAAGTAGCCACTCCTGCCGCTAAAATTGCACTACTAATTAATGCTGTTGAAGTTTTAGCATCAAAGCCTAATGCTGCTGAAATAACAATTGGAACAACAATTATTCCACCAAAAGCCGCAAAAATATGCTGCAATCCTAATAAAATTTGCATTAATATTTTTGGCTTATCATTAACCCCATACATTAACTGAATATCCGTCTCATTTTTTTTCATTTTACTACTCTCCTCCCTAACTTTATTAATGCTCTAAATATTTATTTATCATACAGCATCTTAAGGTACATAAATAAGAATCCACCTATATAGGAGATAATTTTGTAAAACAAAAAACACCTCAATCAAATTGAGGTGTTGAGTTCATAACAAATAGACATAAACTATATCTATTTACTAAATACACAATACCCCGTAGTCTGCTAATTTATGGTTAGCAGGTAGAAACTTTCGGACCATATTACCGATGATATACGAGCTTTTTATATGATATATGACATTATAACATATTTTTTACACTATTAATAATCAAATACAAAATTTAAATAAAAAAATTACTTCATTTTAAAGAAAATTTATGTATCAATATATTATATCTCTATTCTTGGAACTCCATTTAAAATATGTTATTATTATTAAAAGACTTTTTATTAATATAGAATGAATAAACTCAACTTTAAAAATCACAGGAGATTTGTATGGAAAAACTTACTTTTGTAATGGAAAATTATTTAGAAGCTATCTATGAGTTGTCAGAAGAAAGTAACGGAGTTAAAATGACTCGTATAGCAGAAAAGCTTGGAGTGACTAAAGCCAGTACTAATAGTGCTATGGTAACTTTAGCTGAAAAGGGACTTATAACTAATGAAAAGTATAAGAAAATATTTTTAACTCCTTTAGGCTTAAAAATAGCTAGATTTACATATAAAAAGCATCACATTATTAAAGATTTCCTTATAAAAACTCTAAATATAGATAGTTCTATTGCAGATGAAGACGCATGTGCTATAGAACATGTTATTAGTTCCGATTCTGTTTATGCTATGCAAAAATTTCTTTCCGAACATGAGAATAAATAAAAAAATTAACGACTCAAAATTGCTTTTAGATTTTAAGTCGTTAATTTTTTACCTTTAAGATACCTGACTTTTATAGAGCATAGCATAAGTTCCTCCAGAACGAATTAGCTCATCATGGGTTCCCATTTCTTTAATGCCTGCTCCTTCTAGAACTACAATTTTATCTGCATTATAAATAGTTGATAATCTATGAGCAATTACTATAGTTGTTCGATCCTTTGAAATTTCATCTAATGCAGCTTGAATTTCTTTCTCTGTCTTTGTATCCAGAGCTGACGTGGCTTCATCTAAAATTAGGATAGGTGAATTTCTAAGAATTGCTCTAGCTATGGAAATTCTCTGTTTTTGTCCTCCGGAAAGACGTACTCCACGCTCACCTATTGTGGTATCATAACCATCTTCTAAATTCTCAATGAAATTATGAGCATTGGCTGCTTTTGAGGCTGCAACAACCTGATCCTTAGTAGCTTCTTTCCAGCCATAAACAATATTTTCATAAATTGTTCCGTTAAATAAAAAGGTGTCCTGCAAAACCATGCTTATATTATCCCTAAGACTCTTTAAGGTTACATCTTTAATATCTATTCCATCCATTAAAATGCTTCCATTCTGTGGATCATAAAAGCGATTTAAAAGACTAGCTATTGTGGTTTTGCCAACTCCAGTTGCTCCAACAAAAGCTACAGTTTCTCCTGAATTTACTTTTAAATTTATATTTTTTAAAATCTTTATCTCATCATTGTAGGAGAAAGAAATTCCCTTAAACTCAACTTCTCCTTTAACCCTAGGTAATTTCTTTGCATTAACTTTCTCTTTGACATCTGGAACTTCATCCATAATCTCAAAGACACGCTTGCATCCTGCAACTGCATTACCTGCCATTTCCATAAGCCTTGAAAAACTCTTTATAGGTCCATAAAACATACCAAGGTACATAGAAAATCCTACAATATCTCCAATATTAATTTCTCCTCTTGAAACCATAAATCCACCAAATATTATAACTATAACAGAACCTAGAGCCGTGAAAAATGCAAGAAGGGGAAAAGTGGTTTCAAAAAAGAAGCTTGCCTTTAAATATGCCTTACTATGTTTTATAGAAAGGTTCTTAATCTTTTTCTCTTCTCTTTCCTGTTGATTGAATATCTGTATTTCTTTAATTCCAGAGAAATTATCTTGAACAGTACCAGAAAGTTCTCCTCTAATCATAGAATTCTGCTTCCATATGGGGGAAAGATGCTTACTTTGCCAAAGAGTAATCATAATAATAAAAGGAATAGTAACAAGACTTATAAAAGCTAACTTTACATTAATAGAAAATAATAATATCCCTACACCTACGAAAGTCAATATATTAACAACAAAATCAGGAATTACGTGAGCCAAAAGAATCTCTACCTCCATAACATCATTAATAACTCTGCTAGTTAAATCTCCTGTACGACTTTTATTAAAATACTTAAGCCCCATATGTTGAAGCTTAGAGTAAAGTTCTGTTCTCATATCTGCAACATAATGCAAAGCTGCATGATGGTTTAAATATCCTGAAATAGCACTTCCAGCTGATTGAAGTATCGTTGCAACTAATAGCATTAATCCAATTCGTAAAGATTGCTGTCCAAAATTAGCACTTCCTTCAGTTGCTATACTTGTAAGCTCTCTTAAGGCCCAGGGATTATAAAATCCTGCTATAGTAGAAATTACAACAGCTATTAATGCTAATATTAAATAAATCCAATACTTTCTGGCTCCTATAAAAATACGTAAGGTGGTTCTCATATACCTACTGCCTCCCTTTCCTTCAATTGCACACCCTCATTTTCATCTATAATATCATAGGTAATACATACTGGACGATTACTCTTAGGCTCAATAACAATATCAGCATTAATATTGAAGGTTTTCCTGAGGACCTCTGGAGTCATAACTTCCTCAGGATTTCCATATTTTATTATAGCTCCTTTTTGAATAGCAATAATATAGTCAGAGAATCTTGCCGCAAGATTTAAATCATGAAGTACCATAACAATAGTACACTTTTGATTACGATTAAGCTCATATAAAAGCTTTAAAACCTCTAATTGGTGAGCAAGATCAAGATAAGTAGTAGGTTCATCTAATAAAATCAAATCAGTCTGCTGTGCTAAAGCCATAGCGATCCAAACTCTCTGTCTTTGCCCTCCTGATAAAGTATCAACCTCTCTACTATCAAATTCACTTAGCTTAGTTGCATCCAAAGCCCACTTAACAATTCTTTTATCTTCCTTTGTAAGATTTCCAAAACCTTTTTGATGAGGGAACCGTCCATATGCAACTAACTCACTTACAGTAAGTCCACTTGGTGCGGTAGGATTTTGAGGAAGTATAGCCATCTTTTTAGCTATTTCTTTTGTAGACAATTTACTTATATCTTGTCCACTTAGATGTACTAAACCATTCTTAGGTTTTAATATACGTCCAACAGCTTTCAAGATAGTTGATTTACCGCAACCATTTGCTCCTATAATAGAAGTTATCTTTCCCTTTGGTATCTGCATATTTAATTCTTTTACAATGAGAGTATCCTCATAAGCTATATCTAAATTTTTAGTTTCAATACTTTTCATAAAAACCTCCTTAATTTGACTTTACTAACAGGTATAAGAAGTAAGGTGTACTTAATACAGTAATAACAATTCCTGTAGGAATATCACTTCCAAAACTTATGGTTCTGGTAATAGTGTCTGATAATAGAATAATTATTGAGCCTACTAAAGATGCTGTAGGAATTAATAGTTTATGATTTGATCCTACAAACTTTCTTGCCATATGTGGAGAAATCATTCCCACAAAAAAGAAGTTTCCACCTAAAGCTACACTACCTGATGATAAAGCAACAGCTGCTACAGTTAACCCTATAAATTCACGCTTTACTGCTACCCCTAATCCTGTTGCAGTTTGATTCCCAAGATTTAAGGTATTTAAAATACGAGATTTATAAAATACATATAAAAATAGAATCAACACCCAAGGTGCAAGAATAGAAATATATGTCCAATTGTCTCCCCAAAGACTTCCTGCACTCCATCTTTGAATAAAATCCATCTGTTTTTCATCTAGCTTTAAAGTAAGCATCATAGTAACAGCACTATATCCACTTCCAACGGCTACCCCTGTCAAAATTAATCCTGTAGGTGATATACTTTTTCCTCTTCTATAGGAAAGTAAAAATATCAATATAGCTGCTGTCATTCCTCCTACAAAGGCCAGAAGCGGGAGAGCAATAGCTGAAGATACACTGTCTACCTTAAAAATAACTATGAACAATAGTACAAATAACCCTGACCCAGAACTTATTCCCAAAGTTCCAGGACTAGCCATATCATTGCGAAGTAAACTCTGCATTACACAACCAGCTGTTCCCATACCAATGCCTACAAGCATGGTTAATACAATACGTGGAAGACGAAAATTATATACTATAAGATTTTGTTTATCTGTACCTCTTCCGATAAGAACATTAAAAACCTCCAAAGGAGAGAGATTCATTTTACCTGAGTTCACACTTATTACTGCCACGGCTAACAAAATAATGGTAAGTAGCAAAATAATAGTTAAACCACGTGAAACTGAATAACCCTTTTTCTTCATTCAAATTCCCTCCTTTGTATCCTTGTAAGATAAAGAAAATACGGAACACCTATTAAAGCAAAAATAATTCCAATTGGAGTTTCATAAGGCTTATTAATAAGCCTTCCAACTAAATCTGCTGTCACAGTAATCAAGGCTCCATATAATCCTGAAGCTGGAATAATGTATCTATAATCTACACCTATAAGGTAGCGTACAATATGAGGTACTATTAATCCTACAAACCCAACAGGTCCAACAACAATTACAGAAAGCCCTGTAAGTATTAAAACTACTACAGTAGATATCCCTTTAACCTTCTTAGTATTAAGTCCAAGACCTATAGCTGCATCATCTCCAAGATTTAAAACTGTAATTGAAGGTG contains:
- a CDS encoding metal-dependent transcriptional regulator; this translates as MEKLTFVMENYLEAIYELSEESNGVKMTRIAEKLGVTKASTNSAMVTLAEKGLITNEKYKKIFLTPLGLKIARFTYKKHHIIKDFLIKTLNIDSSIADEDACAIEHVISSDSVYAMQKFLSEHENK
- a CDS encoding sensor histidine kinase, encoding MKLFIKDNKGYIVIYFISIFITLGYLALLRFVQIGEYIYILLFNTFILGCFLFFRYYKNKEVYGFLDRGLKNLDESFLDLGNSVLGEGISNILKKEHNLYETEIIKYNKVHNDHLTFINQWVHQMKTPLSVIQLQMQECEGEEPVESMKVEISKLNRGLNMAMYFARLDSFKQDFIVEKFSLYNLVRSKVNEEKQIFIKNRILPKVEIDDSIEVHSDFKWMKFVLEQLIVNGVKYSKDKGKELIIRAYDDENSVKLSIIDKGVGIPKKDIKRVFEPFFTGENGRSFGESTGMGLHIVKRICDSLEHNVFIESKVSEGTTVSIIFKK
- a CDS encoding ABC transporter ATP-binding protein; this encodes MEILRVSNLKKVYGKKIIFTSLNNISFNIDEGEFVGIMGPSGSGKTTLLNMISTVDKPTSGQITIKDKNPLTLKGEDLALFRRRELGFVFQDFNLLDTLTIGENIVLPLTLDGISIKEQDEKLTRVSKILGIENLLQKRTFEVSGGQAQRTAIARALIHDPSLLLADEPTGNLDSKASKIVMELFEKINKEEKVTTMMVTHDPLAASYCNRILFIKDGAIYNEIYKGDSRQQFYQEIIDVLALLGGGN
- a CDS encoding FtsX-like permease family protein, with product MNFREFSTRNVVRNIRAYFAYLLSSTISAALLFSFTMLVLHPNLDVTIFPMYLQKAFNITTIIAYLFLCFFIFYSVSVFIKSRFKELGILYILGASDKQIKKMIAIENVLISSLSGISGVTLGLVFSKIFLVLSGKLLGYNALLFYFPVKAMAITFLAFVLMGILISIFTTFIIKEDEVLNLLKGTQKPKSEPKTSNIIAILCVVLLLGGYYFSITSTMNNIAYRVIPVTVAVIIATYLLFSQLSVFVIKILKKNREFYMNKTRVLWISTLLYRIKDNTRMFFLVTITSAMAFTSIGAVSAFWINKEAEVDRNFPQSFFYASNKKDYKKLDFIEASLKKEGYNYTKVQGQIKSSVSKKNTIPINIINESTYNNIAESLGQEKIHIKRNEAIAGSPLMINKRDNILVDNMDIKVVTKLKERVIPALYDDVYIVKDDVYNKINGSISLFSALNVKNYKDTLNICKSYKEKFGEDNHKENYIILMKADILESHKIGYGVVLFLAIFIGIIFFVTTGSFLYNKYYMDVKEDRVKYEQLNKIGLTFREIKKVSTIEIGVLFLFPYIVAVIHSSFALSALKNAFAMDVNIVAFFVMGSFLVIQIIYFFIIRGNYLLDIKKSLANRI
- a CDS encoding undecaprenyl-diphosphate phosphatase; the protein is MGIDVIFILKAIIIAVVEGLTEFIPVSSTGHMILVGSAINFNGEFAKMFEVVIQLGAILSVVVLYWEKIKESIVEFFKFIFTKGKEGKTGFKFGINVIVGSIPIGITGLLLYHKIKALFRPEAVIIGFIVGGILLLIIENMFRKKEHAVQDIDSITFIQALKVGLLQILSIWPGMSRSASTIMGGWIAGISTPIAAEFSFFLAIPAMIGTSIKDLFEFDYSIMTPTLWSALILGFIVAFIVSIIVMNKFVSYLKKKPMKIFAIYRILAGLLLAVLVFTKIIILTA
- a CDS encoding response regulator transcription factor gives rise to the protein MNYKIYIIEDDLSISLLLKDYITKYGFHVKVAENFENIMEDFNEFNPDVVLLDVNLPKYDGFYWCRKIRQKSKIPIIFISARDSGMDQVMALENGADDYIIKPFYCDVIMAKIKSHIRRAFGEYAPKIDEKIVELQGLKFYPERSEIEFKDERVIITKKEGILLEYLMKKYPKVVNRDFLLEKIWDDIEFVEENTLNVNVSRIRKRLHKLGIEDGIETVRGVGYRLNKTW
- a CDS encoding xanthine phosphoribosyltransferase — translated: MEKLQNRILQEGHALSETVLKVDSFLNHQVDPDLMYEIGTYFKNYFKEHKITKVFTIESSGIAPAVMTAMQMNLPMVILKKQASKILNGDVYQTTVHSFTKGLDYELTLSKKYITKEDNILIIDDFLANGEAALGAARLVQEAGAKVAGMGIVIEKSFQPGRKMLEDKGYDVYSLARIAKLEKGLIEFVK
- a CDS encoding nucleobase:cation symporter-2 family protein — encoded protein: MKKNETDIQLMYGVNDKPKILMQILLGLQHIFAAFGGIIVVPIVISAALGFDAKTSTALISSAILAAGVATFIQSRGIGPIGARVACIMGTDFTFVAPAIAVGGKFGLSGIFGATILGAGIVIILSFFVKPLMKLFPPIVTGTVVSLIGLTLLPVSIDWAAGGVGSANYGSLKNISIALFIMIVTLLLNHYGKGLVSSASILIGMVVGYIICIPLGMVDFSSVSQASWVSLPKIFGYGITFNLQVLLPFIPAYFVTIIGTVGCLKAITEVSGIKADEKPITAGVLSDGVGSMLAGVFGALPNTSFSQNIGLIPLTKVASRYVTMMAGILLVILGLFPKFAALINIMPQPVLGGVGIVMFGTVAAAGIQTLSSVKLNNRNMLIIATSIGLGLGVTFRPEFIAQLPESLKMIFSSGISTGTIVALLLNVILKEKE
- a CDS encoding ABC transporter ATP-binding protein codes for the protein MRTTLRIFIGARKYWIYLILALIAVVISTIAGFYNPWALRELTSIATEGSANFGQQSLRIGLMLLVATILQSAGSAISGYLNHHAALHYVADMRTELYSKLQHMGLKYFNKSRTGDLTSRVINDVMEVEILLAHVIPDFVVNILTFVGVGILLFSINVKLAFISLVTIPFIIMITLWQSKHLSPIWKQNSMIRGELSGTVQDNFSGIKEIQIFNQQEREEKKIKNLSIKHSKAYLKASFFFETTFPLLAFFTALGSVIVIIFGGFMVSRGEINIGDIVGFSMYLGMFYGPIKSFSRLMEMAGNAVAGCKRVFEIMDEVPDVKEKVNAKKLPRVKGEVEFKGISFSYNDEIKILKNINLKVNSGETVAFVGATGVGKTTIASLLNRFYDPQNGSILMDGIDIKDVTLKSLRDNISMVLQDTFLFNGTIYENIVYGWKEATKDQVVAASKAANAHNFIENLEDGYDTTIGERGVRLSGGQKQRISIARAILRNSPILILDEATSALDTKTEKEIQAALDEISKDRTTIVIAHRLSTIYNADKIVVLEGAGIKEMGTHDELIRSGGTYAMLYKSQVS